A segment of the Lineus longissimus chromosome 11, tnLinLong1.2, whole genome shotgun sequence genome:
aatttatgccatttgacctctgcaaccttgaaaagtaggtcaaattaaagacccgtagatatatgatgtatccttgctatgagtacccacaacgaaagttttattgaaaacaagttattgataagcgaattatcacactttttaggtatccacattcggccccctggtggccaagttgagaatcagataagaccgaaattcagcaccagaggttatctggtatagggggttatatgtactaagtttcaagttcatagctgtggaggttgaaaaacgtgccatagttacactgaaacagccaatttacgccatttgacctctgtgaccttgaaaagtaggtcaaattaaaaacccgtatgatatatgatgtatccttgctatgagtacctaccacaaaaatttcattccaaacaagtcattaataagcgagatatcacactttttagatatctacattcggccccctggtggtcaaattaagaatcagatcggaccgaaatttagtgtcacaggtcatctgaccaagggagtcctgtgtacaaagttacaagttcataggcttagcggttaagaaacgtgccactgtttttgaaacaggatacgacgacgacggacgacgacgacggacgacggacactgcggtattgtatagactcccctacggtgagccaaaaacaacaaCGCCCTACTCACGAACAAAGCCGTCAGTAGTGCAAGCTGTCAGAGAGAAGTCCTGTTTATGCTCTGTTACGAAAGCTGTTGCCTCTGTAGAGGCTACCCTTGGAGGAACCGGCTCAATACCATCCCCTTCAGATATCCCAAAACGAAAAACAATTTACGATTTGAATACAAAGGCAAATAATGATCATCAAACTAAACGTGAAAACCTCAAGAAAGACGAATTTAGTGCAGTAAGCGACATGGCTTCCACTGATTACAAACATTTCATCCATCAATTCGGTGGAACACAGGATCCTATTTTCGTCTTGGCAACACAAAAACAACTATCCGACATGGAGCGTTTTTGCTGTTCCGATTTGGAGTTTTCCCCGATCTCTGTTGATCCCACTTTTAAGTTAGGCAAATTCAATGTTACCCCAATTTCATACAGGAACCTCCTCCTTAGCACCAAACCAAATGAATTTTCTCATCCAGTCATTGTAGGGCCCATTTTAATTCACTTCTCTAAGACGCAGTCTGCTTACGAACGTTTTTTCGAAacgttaatgaaatggccagggccattgtgctcacctcatgtggaggaaagatggataaagagcatggtattgtgtcatgtagtgttaggtttgatgtaggtccaagcaattacaatttccccaaaatggccaatttacagtacattcgacctctgtgaccttgaaaagtaggtcaaatcaaagaagacccgggtgacacattgaatggttgttagaattagatgtacctatgatataaaattggtgccaatcgggcaagtcattactaggaataatggcattttgaagaatttaggatttggccccctccctggaggccaaacggcaaatcagatcgcaccaaacttcggtacctgagatcacctgaccaaggggtacatgtgtacttaatttgtgatcaatagtcattgcagttaagaaatgtgccatagttacggcctgacggcgaatttacgccatttgacctctgtgaccttgacaagaaggtcaaattaaaaacctgtgtgacatatactgtatggtggttagatgtatccatgatatcaaattggtggcaatcgggcaaaaagttaaggaataatcacatttttaaggtttttggattttgccccctggtggtcaagtggtgaatcatattggaccaaacttcggtccctgagattacctgactaaggggtaaatgtgtaccaaatttggtatcaatagtcattgcattttagaaacgtgccatcgttacatcctaacggccaatttacaccatttgacctctgtgaccttgaaaaggaggtcaaatcaaaaacccggaggatatatgatgcacctttgctagaagtacctaccatatttttttcaaaatttcccgacaactattaagggagatattgcatattttcacttttaacgtttggccccctggtggccaaaccatgaaacgaatcggaccgaaacttggtctccaaggtgtcaatacataagggtacatgtgtaccaagtttcaactcaatagctctaacagttacgaaacgtgccctgctaacggacgacgacgacgacgacgacgacgacgacgacgacaacgacggacgacggacgccacggtatgggataagctcacctctgctaagaggtgagctaaaaaggctgCATAAGCCCCTGCACAAGCTAAAGAGCTATGGGACTGATGGTGTATTGAACCTGTGTCAAGCACTAAAGGAACAGTTTCTGCATGCTGTCCCCTTAAGATGCTTTAGACATTTTAGGCACAATGTAGAAGACGCGCTAAGACGGTTTGGACTCAGAAACCACATGCCGGATTTCCTTGCAGAGCTATTTGATGGGGAAAACGGGCTGCTTGAATGCAGAACTGCGACGGAATTCGAGGCCAAGCTACGAAACCTCAGCCGCATGTGGCTTACACGCGAACCACAAGGGAAATTTGTGGACTATATCCGAAGCAACGCGAGGGTCATCAAAGAAAATCTCCTTGGTAGTGTACGTGGGGCTGCTGGGTTAGGAAACCCCCCAGCTAAGTACTACACAAATGAATCGGAAAGCGTCAATTTTGTTCTGAAGTCTTGGTTGAAGTTCAAGGAACAAAAGCTGCCAACATTCATCCGCGAGATTGCAGGTCTTGTGAACGCAGCAGATGAAGACGAGAAGAAAGCTTATGCAGGCGCTGCAGGAAAATATTTCGTAAGACCGGAATTCAAAAAAGAACTGTTCTGTGAACGGTTTTTTACGATGACGCCATCGCAACGGGTATCTTTTTTCAAAAAGATAAACAAGCTCACACTCCACCAGCTTCATGCTGGCACCCCTCTCAGCGCAGCAAGGATCGACATTGCCCTCAGCGACGGAGGTTATGTACAGGTTCCTTATAAAGATGCCAACATCAGGGTAAGCGAGTTTGCCCTGAAGGAGATTTGGTTGCGCGCCGCAGCGATTATCCCCAGGCGGAAAAAGCCTGCAACCAGGCTCCTTGTCTGACTGAGGGGATTCTGTCCTGCATGACACAAACGCTGCTCAAGACACTTTGGAAACTGTGACATGGACCGTCGCAACAAGCAAGTTTTTATGCACATGCAACGTGTACAGGGTACACTGTATTTGCGGACACACGGTTGCGTGTAGTAGCATCAACGACTGCATGCATGAATTCCTTCGGTGGCACAGGTCTTCCAACCAGACCACTGAGCGACACGCTCAAGGTACCGAAAATGTTCGGCTAGAAACCGTCGGCCAAAAAAGTGGTCGGGAACAGAGGAAGCGGAAAGCTCCAGAGAGCACTGACGTGCCTTCTTCAACGATGCCAAAGTCAGGCACTTGCGCTTCCTCATCTTTGCCTATCTGTCAAGACAGGGAACATCACAACCAAAAATTCGTCCTTAAAAAACTTGCCGGAACACAAATAAGAGTGTGTTACGGTTGCAAGAAGGCAATCAGACAGCCACCAGCCATACCTCCACCTCCCTATGACATCGTATTTGCTCGGTGGACGCAGCATTCGTTTACTCTCCCCGAGTCCGGTAACCTCGAGGTCGTCTGGGGATGGAAGCATTTCCATTTGCGGCGCAAGAGCATCGGGGAGAAGGGTATGAGAGaacatggtttccacatttggAGGGCCTTTGTTCAAGAACTAACCGTCACCCATAAGGAATACCTTGCGCGTGAATTCGGCATGCCATACGTGGCATTCGAAAACTAAATTTGACACCGAACAATAGTTCAAGTTGCCTTGTATTGTAGTACCGGTATACTGTAACACCCTAAGCGAGATCTCGCGAGAATACATTTCTCTCGGCCATTTCGATCTTAGACGCCGCCGTGTAAGCCACGTCCCCGGTTTCATCTCTGGTTCATTATTTTCCCGTTTGATAGTTGATGGCGTGAGGGGCCATTTTAATTGGCAGGAGGGCCAATTTTTGGAGGTTGGTGGGCCTCAAACTCAGATATTGCGGGACATGTGTTGTGCCTAGGGCTAGTCGGTCTATGCTATGCATAATGTTTTGTATAGTTAGTTGTATGCACGTTTGCCCTGTTGGTCTTATAGTGTGAAACATCTATCGAAACGTGGCAGGTAGGCCCTACTATGTGTATATTGCtagaatgatttttttttttttaactgAACTCCTAGGAAAAAGTGGGTGTCGTCGATCTGTTTTCCAGATATTTTTGGTTTTCTACCTGAGAACAATAGGCATAAGACTTCACCATGTTCACCCATGTGGGCTTTTATTGCCCATGAGTTTGTTTACACCCTGGGTGGACCAAAACATAAGGGGTCTAGTCCTGGTAAACTGATGCCCATAATTTTGCTCTTCATCTGCTGTGTAGGGTATTGTCGACCTCTAGATGTTGCATGATTTGGGTGGTTATTTTATATCCGGGCTGCTAGGGCCTATTTCATTTTACCGGGGCAAAATAGAAAGTGCAGGCAGTTCTGTGGAAATATTGGCGCGGAACAGCGTTGGTGGTTGTAGTTTAATACGCGTTATTGTGCAAGATGGCGGATGGGTACTCATGCGTGCAAAAGGCCTGCAATGGGCAGATTAGGCTTTCTTGGATCGTAGGATTGCTTTCTTTTCATAACACTATTAAATTCCCGAGCTTAGTCCTCATGTTTCACTACCTTTATAGAAAGAGGGGTGTGCCTTATGCATGACATTTGATTTTGGGGACACTTAGTACGATTTCCCGCTATAGGTTATAATTTGTGTTTTCAGAAAATGGTTTTTCCAACCACCCTGAAGAAGAGGCATTCTTTGGTTGGAGTCCACATCTTACCACTGGTAAGAAAAATGATGGACAACCCTTCCTCACCTAAAGAGTACGCACGGTACGATACTGAATCGAGCGTTGGTCTGCTAACACCAGAAGAACTGAAAAGCAAGTTCCACCACCTCACCGGGGAAAATGCATCCGAGATTTTAGATATGGCAAGAGTGGATGAGGACCCCAGCTCTTTAAAGCTGTTGACGCACTTTGCCATAGTAATGGCCAATGAGTTTGGACAGCCGAAAGGCCAAGTTCTAGCGGTGAGTATATATGCTAATAGTAAGCTATATGTTTCAATGAGTTTCGGAAGACTGGATTTAAGGTTGAAGCTGTATTTTATATCCATATGGTATCAGTGAATAATGGCGTGAGTCTGAAATCGCTCCTCGTCTGGCTCTGTTACTTGAGCACTTACTGTAGTTTGTTTTGAAGGCCATGTATGCTAAACTCGTAGCCTGGTTCCCAGACCGTGCAGTATTGCTTGCTTTTATGTTATGTACACtgttaaaaaaaaaagaagattttacaGAACTTTCTTTACATGACCTGTCCTGTAAATCATTTTTATGGAAATAATCTGCGATTCAAcagaaaaagtttttaaaaaaacagaaTATTAGTTTTTCacagaatatttttttccttcatctCTGCAAATACTAATGTCATGTTATTTAACAGGTGCGTTGTAAGTTTACAgcagtgtttgtaacaaaacagGGCAGAGTCTTTTTTAAGAGAAAATTCTTTTATTttaaagaaagagaaaaagtttttaaaaaaacagaaTATTAGTTTTTCCacagaatatttttttccttcatctCCGCAAATATTTAATGTCATGTTATTTAACAGGCGCGTTGTAAGTTTACAgcagtgtttgtaacaaaacagGGCAGAGTCTTTTTTAAGAGAAAATTcttttattttaaagaaaattattttagAGATGTTCACTTCCGGCCCGACTTCCGCTTCCTGTGCCAATTTTTGTCACGTTGTTGGTGAGTATATCTCCAATCAAAATCATCCTCCATCGGGTCATAGAAACAAAATTTGATCAAACCAATATGATATTCAGGAAGTATGGATTCATATCGTTAGTATGGTACTCAGATTTATGCCGGATGATAACTTATAACCTGCCAGTGCCTGCgtgaaaaaaacaaatcaatcaaGAAAAAAATGCACTGCgctatgtacatgatgtaggcctatgcattgtggCAGTCACTGTCAGCGGGTTAGACATTTTCTCACGCGATGGCAACACCACTTGTTTTGTGGTATGTTTCCCTTGTGCCCTATTCCATTCACTATTCCACTTACTTGAGTATGGTGACATCTTGAATTGTGCATGGCCTTCTGTCATTGTCTGTCAGTGTCAGCCATTGCCAGTAGGCCACAGGGGAAAATTAAGAAGAGAAGAGTTGATACTGGTGTTTCGGGGCAACACTGCCGAGTCCCCCTGCTAGTGCTATATGTTCGCTTTATTAGGTAAACAGGCATAGCTGAGtgggtaggcctaccggtagtACTAGGCCTACGGTAGGCCTATACGCATAAAAAAATTACTCTTCATCATGGACGGCAATGCTGTCACTGTGATCACCTGACGTAGCGTATCATGCATGGTCACGCCGTGCCATGCATTCACCGTGCCATGCATTCAGTGTGACGCAATGAAAACCACCTGAACTGAAAGCAAAACATAAAAGGGTAAATTTCAACTTTGGCCGCCTCGTTCTTCAGTATGAAGTGATGGAATACAGTCAAAATGTTTAGATTGGTTGTAAAATCTATAGACTATTAGCTTCAATCTGGTGCATGCCGTGTCATTGTGGGTCACTGTTTTCAGTTGATCGTCGGTTCTCAAAAAAAGGCGTGCAAAAAATTGGCAAAGTTACGCCCGTTTTTGCCGGGACATGTCTGTAAGCCGGTCTTGCATCGGTAGGCGCATGGCAGTAGCCTACACAGATTACGAGATGACctacatacatgacataagGATACCCTGCACTCTACCACTCAGACACAGTCTTCTTTGCCTGTAGGCcaagctgtaggcctacactcatAATCCGTTGACTAACATGACATCCCCCCTCTTAAAATATAAATACTGGGTTAATTTTCTAAAAAGAGCTCATTTATGATTTTCtatctttttcaatttcaggtaCCGGTACTGGTGACCGTGTGCTTTCCTTGTACCTGTGTGCTTCATTGACAGACTAAGTGGCAGTTTTGGGGAGTGTGTTCCCGGAGTGTGTTATTTATACTAAGTACCCGGTATGTACAAGTGTAGTCACTGCCATTACAGGTCAGATTCACCAAAGAGTTATTCGCAACACTATGCTATTCATAAGTATGTTAACAAGACCAGTTTTCCATGTGGTGTGCCTGGATGTACCAGGGAATTCAGGGTTTATGAAAGCTTCACTTCACATCTATCACGGGATCACTCAAAGGTTAAGACTTTGCGAAGTGGCACTGAGAAAACATCAGATGCCAGCAGTTCTACTACCCCAGGTCACCAGCCTGGGCAGGTTGGTGGTCCCCAAGGTCTACTTGAGGTTGAGGTTGATTTAACCTGCTCTCATTGTGAGATGACCTGTAGCCAATACAGTGTGTTGCTGGCTCACCTGAAACAGCACATGAAGAATGGAGTTGTGGTCACTTGCCCTTTCAAAGGTTGCATATCACAGTATAgggtcatatcttccttgacttCACATTTGTCTCGAATTCATCAGGTATGTCGTGGCACTTCACCTAGCGGTAGCACACCAGTGCAGCagtcaaattctgaaaatggttCTTGTGCCATGTCACCCTCTGTTGAGTGCGGGGTTGTTGGAGACAACATTGGAGCTGATGAAAACTTGCAAAACATGGACAACCAACAGCAACCTCTTCCTGCTGTGGAGGAACATGAGaattttgatgatgatttgTCTGATGATGTTTTTCTTGAAAGTGTAGCTCTCTTTTATCTACAGCTTGAATCAAAGCATCATGTGCCACAATCCACTCTACAGAAGATTATTACGGGCATTTGTGACTTCCACGATAGAAGCCAAGAGCAAGTGCAGattcaattgaaaaaaattcttgaaGAAGAGGGCATTACTCCAGATCGAATACCTCTGATAGTCAATGAGGTTTTCAGCAATGATCTCTTTCATCTTGTGAACAACAGCCATGATGGTACTTTGAGGTCAAATTATTGCCGAAAGAAGTTTTACAAGAGCAATTTGAATTATATTGAGCATGTACAAATACGGTTAGGTAGAGATGGGAAAAATTTTGAACGGCACTATCAATATGTCCCCATACGAGAGACAATTGAGTCCTTCTTCCAAGATACATCAGTGCAGAAACAATATGACATGAAACCAACTTCTGCAAGTGGCATTTATGAAGATATACACAGTGGAgttgttttcaaaaatcatGAACTCTTTGGGACCAATCCTCATGCAGTACCTATTCTTCTTTATCAGGATGCCTTTGAGGTTGTTAATCCCTTGGGATCGGCAAAAAATAAGCACAAAATTCTGGCAGTCTATGCAACATTTGGGAATTTACTTCCTCAGAATCGGTCTAAAATTGAACCGCTGCAATTGGTCCTTCTCTGCAGAGAAAAGGACTTCAAGTACTTTGGCATGGATGTGGTTTTTGGAAGGCTGGTGACTGATTTGAAGGAGATGGAAGAAAACGGAGTTGAAATTGCAGGCAAGCAACATGTACCTGCTTCTGTTCTCTTCATTCTTGGGGATAATTTGGGAAGCCATTCTATAGGGGGATTTTGTGAGAACTTTTCTACACATCCTTACATGTGCCGATTTTGCCTCCTCACACAAGCTGAGTTCCATGAAAACCCTCTAAATAGTGCAGAATCTAGAACAGTTGACAACTATGAGGCAGTTATTGCTCAGCAAGAAAGACATGAGGGACCATTCAAGGGAATTACCAAGGATTCTGTCTTCAATAGCCTGAAGTATTTTCATGTTTGCAACCCAGGTCTGCCTCCTTGCCTGGGCCACGACCTCTTTGAAGGTATTGTTAGATATGATTTGGCGTTGTTCATTAAAGACCTAGTGAAGAAGAAAAGGTTTACTTATGAATATCTGAATAGGACCATGAAGAATACTCAGTTGAAGGGTTTTGATGCAAATGATAGGCCACCAGAAATTAACAGCTCAGGGGAAAAAATATCTGGCCACGCTGTTGAAAACTGGTGCCTCTTGAGAAATCTCCCATTCTTCTTACATGCTGTCATTAAGGATCCGGAAGATAAGACTTGGCAGCTAATACTGCGTCTGAGAGAGATTGTTCAATTTGTCTGCTCCCAACGGATCTCACATGGGCAAGTTGTGTCTCTTCAGTCTTTGATTGATGAGTACTTGCTTGATAGGAAAGAAGTATTTCCTCTGGTAAAGCTTCGACCAAAGCATCATTACCTGCGACACTATCCTGAGCTTATCCTGAAGTGTGGACCATTGATCAGGTCATGGACCCTACGATTTGAAAGCAAGCATTCCTACTTCAAATCGCATGCCCGCCACTGTGCCAACTTCATCAACATTACAAAATCATTAGCAGAAAAACACCAGCTCCTGCAGGCATTTTGTAGACATGGCCAGTTTTTCAGTACTGGCATATTGGCAGAAAGAGCTATTCAATTTGAGCCCCATCTGTATACTCAAACTTTGACTTCTGCTATTGAGAAATGCGGCATGCATAATGTCGATGATGTTGAGATCTCAGACTCAGTTGACATAGATGGCATTCATTATCGCACAAAAGAGTACATCGTTCTCAATCACGTTGGTGTGGACCGATTCCATCTGATCTTTGGACTCATTCAGTCATTCATTTTGGGCCATGACGATGCTGGCACATGTACATGCCACTTCCTTGTCTCAGTCACACAAAGCATTTATAACCCTGAACTTGGAGTGTATGAGTTGAATGAAGCATCAGGTCCTGGAACACCAGATCCCAGCCACGCCAGCATGAAATGCGTTGACAGGCATCAACTCTTAGATACACAGGCTCTCCTAGCATACACTATTCATCACAGAAAGTATATTGCTCTGAAGCATTCTATCTGTTTCAACGAAGAACATTAATGAGGTACTTTGAATTTGCATTGCAGGAGTAAATTCTTACTCTTGAAAATTAATGAATGATCTCCACTTTTTTTCCAGTATCAGTATCACTAATCATTGTTGACAGTTGGCAAAATTCCTTGATTTTCGGATTCATGTAAAACAGGAAGTCCTTTCTGAAAAACTCTGTAGTGTGTAGCTGTACTGTCTGCTTCCGAAAAGTCATAAAATAATTGTGATGACTCTAACGACCCCTATCAGAGTCACCTACAGATTATTAGTGAACCCCCCctccaattacatgtaattttcgATTCATTGCAGGACATTTCTGGTTGGTTCATGTGGTTGTACcatttgaaaaatgaatttcGTTCATGCATTGCTTATTTTTCTGTATTCAATTCCAGAGTATGGACCAGCAGGCAGGAGAGGGAGAGTTGATGGGGTTCCTTAGGAACGTTTTCCCCTCTATGGATAAAGACAGTCTGCAACAGATAACGACCACTCTTGTCGATACACTCGGATGCGACGATGTTGATGACTTGCGGCATGCTACGGAGGCGGACCTGGAGTTCCTAAAGCCCCTGCGCAGAAGGAAATTGTTGGCGGCTATATCTGAAAGTAAGCATTACCCGTACTCATTTTGTCTGTTTGCAGTGCTGCAGGCGCTACATGCTTACGGGAGATCCACACTGGGCACAGTGCATTAGACTTATTCGTGTGCTAGTGCAGGgctaaaacaaaaatatgaaatgtttgaaaggATCCACATGTGCCTGGAGAAATTTAAGGTGATGTAAAAATTAGGGTAACTTGAAAAACGAGGCGAGCGAATTTAGTCTGACTTCCCTGGACTGGTTTGACCGTGTGAATAAATTAGGGTAACTTGGTGTGTAGGTTGGCAGAAAACATCTCCTGGGCCATGTTAATACCATAAGCCCTACAATTATCATCCCAATGGTTTATTGCCAACCATCCCAGCTCATGCCCAGCTCATGCCCAGCTCATGCCCAGCTCATGCTCATGCCCTGACAATACATGTGTGCATGATATGCATGGTGCTGGAGCAGTGTAAGCTAACAAGGGTAACGAGCAATATCCAGCTTCCAGTTGTGAATTGGACATTTTAGAGTTTGAATAGTGGAGCAAGTTGATCATTCAGATGTTTGCACGTGTTGTTCATTCCCATTGATTATCCAGTTTCAGGAAATATGCACAGCAATTCATCATCAGTAAACCTCAGTGGGAATGATAATTCAAGATCACTGTTGAAGAACCTATATCTTCACATGATGCATCATACATGATCTGCATTTATTTCTAAAAAATATATTCTGTCATTATTTTCAGGGTTTGCTGCTTCCTCTAGTGCAGAAGCGTCCGTATTTTTGGAAGTTTCCAATGTGTCATCCCCAACTTCGATCCCAGAGACCGACCTAGAGGATTCTAGTCGCTGCTCAACTCCACAGTTAGAACAAGATTTCATTGTGCCGTGGAAAAAGTTTCCAAGGAACGTGATGAAAAAGTGTTCGAAAAACCAGCATCTTACGGCCTCGGAGACACGGGAAGTGAAAAGAATTGTCGGTGATGAAATGAGGGCCCTCGGAATTACACACCGTGCTGCAATTCGAAAAGCTGCAGTTTCAATGTGCAACAAATATCCTCGTTCCTTTGAGGACCTCAGCATCGATGGTTCCAAGCTAGGTGATGGATTCCAGTCACTTTTCAGTGGTTTGGAGAACAGGGTGTATAATGAAAATTACAAGGAAAATTTGAAACGAAAATCCCAGGCTACAGCATCCTGCTCTGACAGTTCCGAATCTTTAGCGGACTTACCGGTAGATCAGTATGGATGCAGGAAGGGGATGTGGATGCCTGAGTCCCCTTCTGAGGAGGAAGTCACTGCACAGGTTGAGAAGAAAGATAAACTGAAGGAAATGCGGGACAATGACTATGATTATGAGGAAGTGATCAAGCTTATGTCAGAGACGTACTATCTACAACGCAAAGACATATGCAGTGGAATGGACATTTCTGAACTTTGC
Coding sequences within it:
- the LOC135496338 gene encoding uncharacterized protein LOC135496338, with product MDQQAGEGELMGFLRNVFPSMDKDSLQQITTTLVDTLGCDDVDDLRHATEADLEFLKPLRRRKLLAAISERFAASSSAEASVFLEVSNVSSPTSIPETDLEDSSRCSTPQLEQDFIVPWKKFPRNVMKKCSKNQHLTASETREVKRIVGDEMRALGITHRAAIRKAAVSMCNKYPRSFEDLSIDGSKLGDGFQSLFSGLENRVYNENYKENLKRKSQATASCSDSSESLADLPVDQYGCRKGMWMPESPSEEEVTAQVEKKDKLKEMRDNDYDYEEVIKLMSETYYLQRKDICSGMDISELCKEWPFILSYKCLVNHFQNLTDINPQATMEESLLARNKGNRIYEFILSHPQKKKSGQLNKWVHLIKEEVKVTKSTDPQSQAIVFLLLNYFDEEEERLFRFYGVDGSKKKVEEDKLKPNSPFIAIIGSREDIFIGRNLFYLVIEGSVVNDQIVTFLEAVISLFSCYYTLNLEYPEEAAVTLEFIQRELIGIKPHQVLNKGGKKKKKTSVAPKIVTLLRGIMDFESDWRTDE